The Selenomonadales bacterium genome segment TACGCCTCATGGTGCGAAGGCCAGCGCCACGATTTATAGCATCGTCGAAACGGCCAAGGAAAATGGCTTAAACCCCTTCACCTACCTGATCTACTTGTTCGAACAGATGCCTAATATGGATGTCAAAGATCGAGATGCCTTAGACAAACTGCTTCCATGGTCCAACAGCTTGCCGGCCAGGTGCCGGATCAGGAAAATAAGTGACGAAATGCCCGCCTCCTAAAAAGGCGGGTTATTTTACGCCCACAGACCTGACTCCGCCATTACATTAGGTGGGGAAAGTTTGACGCTCACCAGATAGTTATGTCAAGCTGGCGAGGGCGGTCTTGAAAGTAAGCCTCTCGGAAGCGACTGCCTATTTCAACCAGGCCGTAGAAGTAGCAAGCAAGATTGGCGATGAAAATTTGGAACGATGGGGGGCGCTTCTAGGCTTGGCCAACAGCGCTGCCTCTCAGGAAAGGCCGAGCCCGGTGATAGCGTATCGGCTCGCGCGTTGTGCGGAGTTAACTTATGAATATGTCGTCCGGGACGAGTATTTTGATTGGGAACTTACTGTCGAGGCGATATCTGGTCTATGCGGGAAGTCATCCCTTGCGATCCTAAGTCGTTGGCGGGATCGGGATTTTGGGTTGGCGGAACGGTTATTGCCAGTTGCAGTCAATTTT includes the following:
- a CDS encoding transposase domain-containing protein; translated protein: TPHGAKASATIYSIVETAKENGLNPFTYLIYLFEQMPNMDVKDRDALDKLLPWSNSLPARCRIRKISDEMPAS